From Azospirillum brasilense:
GGTGGCGGCCAGCGACAGGGCCGGCATGACGGCGACGCCCAGGGCGGTGCCGATGAACGGAACGGCCTTCACGGCGGAGCCGAGCACGCTGGAGCTCAGCGCGCCGGGCATGACGCCGCCCATCAGCGCGCCGATGATCGCGCGGGTGCGCTCCTGCGCGAACTCGATCTCATAGAGCTTGGCGAGCTTATGGATCAGGTTGAGCTGGGCCACGCTGACCGCGGCGACGTCCGCGCCGGGAACGGGGATGAGTCCGAAGGCACCCGAGGCGTAGCTGTGATACTTGATCAGTTCCTGGGCGCGCTTCTTGCGGTCTACCATGATCCGAAACCTTTCGAGGGACAGGTGAGGTTGATTTCAGGTGGAAACGGTAAGCTCGGACACACGTATTGGGACGTTATTCGTCGCAAATTTGGCATTCCGAAAGAAACAAAGCATCGCCAATCAACCGCCGCCTAAGCGATTGGTAAAAGAATGCCCCTATTGCCGCTGGTAAATTAGAGAGTGGTTCTCGGGACTGTCGTTGGGCAAAGAATGACTGCCCAACGATCCAATATGTCCCAACGACTTGATACATTTTCAGTAATTAACAACGCATTAAATGCCTATGACCACCGTCGGTGTTTTTGTTGGAAGCTGAGTCATCTTTCTGCGAATTGTAACAAAGTTCATCATCAGCTTTTCTTTGTGCACCGATCTCCACTACCTCTGCGGGAAACGCGCGG
This genomic window contains:
- a CDS encoding YcjF family protein, with protein sequence MVDRKKRAQELIKYHSYASGAFGLIPVPGADVAAVSVAQLNLIHKLAKLYEIEFAQERTRAIIGALMGGVMPGALSSSVLGSAVKAVPFIGTALGVAVMPALSLAATQALGRVFAQHFETGGTLLDFDVETMREHFRKEFEAARNDAAKNEAGEAPAAAPQMEEQPVQKAG